A DNA window from Fusobacterium mortiferum ATCC 9817 contains the following coding sequences:
- a CDS encoding antitoxin yields the protein MDNLIITVGTSLIENYIEHNPEKENITKDDILSYYEKESMVDLRDKRFGSEIIAVENLREKDIFSGRHLFMITHDTVNGRLAGEVLEEFFLSKGIVRRVTRKAVEKMNKRNPDEFRTKGLRNLVEEVGDIVEQVGNKYNIAVCTVGGYTAEIFMVSLMAQILGIKSYFMFREFEDVTEIPPLPIKIDYNYYLENKEFFNTISNNERLEKEKVEKYLNENLELSYFLEEIKDGEKTYVELSAMGDFYLKTVKNCKYLPRRTTNIPVSEKEIPSSTITERPQELDDMLSLLKGSPYVNKLKVVFHNPNRKLKVSKFFILDSDDFESTLALEMKTSMGGFRVDIYTVADTKKEYEALMVYFNENFL from the coding sequence TTGGATAATTTAATAATTACAGTAGGTACAAGTTTAATAGAAAACTATATTGAACACAATCCGGAAAAGGAAAATATAACTAAAGATGATATTTTAAGCTACTATGAAAAAGAGAGTATGGTAGACCTTAGAGATAAGAGATTTGGATCAGAGATTATTGCAGTAGAAAATTTAAGAGAGAAAGATATTTTTTCAGGAAGACATCTATTTATGATAACACATGATACTGTAAATGGAAGATTAGCTGGAGAGGTATTAGAGGAATTTTTCTTAAGCAAAGGAATAGTAAGAAGAGTTACTAGAAAAGCTGTTGAAAAAATGAATAAAAGAAATCCTGATGAGTTTAGAACAAAAGGATTAAGAAATCTAGTAGAAGAAGTTGGAGATATAGTAGAACAAGTTGGAAATAAATATAATATAGCTGTATGTACAGTTGGAGGTTATACAGCAGAGATATTTATGGTAAGTCTTATGGCTCAAATTCTTGGAATTAAATCATATTTTATGTTTAGAGAGTTTGAAGATGTTACTGAGATACCACCTTTACCTATAAAGATAGACTATAACTACTATTTAGAAAATAAAGAGTTTTTCAATACTATTTCAAATAATGAAAGATTAGAAAAAGAAAAAGTTGAAAAATATTTAAATGAAAACTTAGAGTTATCTTACTTCTTAGAAGAGATAAAAGATGGAGAAAAAACTTATGTAGAATTATCTGCAATGGGAGACTTTTACTTAAAGACTGTTAAAAATTGTAAATATTTACCAAGAAGAACTACTAATATTCCTGTAAGTGAAAAAGAGATACCATCTTCAACAATAACAGAGAGACCACAAGAGTTAGATGATATGTTAAGTTTATTAAAAGGTTCTCCATATGTAAATAAATTAAAAGTTGTATTCCATAATCCAAATAGAAAATTAAAAGTTTCTAAATTCTTTATTTTAGATAGTGATGATTTTGAGAGTACATTAGCTCTTGAAATGAAAACTTCTATGGGAGGATTTAGAGTAGATATATACACTGTAGCTGATACTAAGAAAGAGTATGAAGCTCTAATGGTATACTTCAATGAAAATTTCCTATAA
- a CDS encoding NrtA/SsuA/CpmA family ABC transporter substrate-binding protein: MLKKIMVLVSMSLLLLVGACGKDKKVENINLTYVKSPLNIPSILEKNLKMFDKEFEKDGIKINFYELTTGPEQTNALAAGELDFLHALGGTSAIIAASNGVDLKITNVYSRSPKGFMILSKKDEINTPESLKGKKIGGPKGTILHQVLVGYLGKGNLKEEDVEFINMGLPDALAAMESGRIDAALLAGPVALKAIKNGAKVVSNGEGLTQGLVVTAVSGKFLKENPELVKRFLKVNEETVKYIDENFENTLKIIAEDVGLTKDEVLELYPLYDFNPEIREADIQDLIETQEFLIKNGMQENRIDINNIIAK; encoded by the coding sequence ATGTTAAAAAAGATAATGGTTTTAGTAAGTATGAGTTTATTATTATTAGTAGGTGCATGTGGAAAGGATAAAAAAGTTGAAAACATAAATTTGACTTATGTTAAATCTCCATTAAATATTCCATCTATTTTAGAAAAAAACTTAAAAATGTTTGATAAAGAGTTTGAAAAAGATGGAATAAAGATAAATTTTTATGAATTGACAACAGGACCAGAACAAACTAATGCTCTAGCAGCTGGAGAGTTAGATTTTTTACATGCACTAGGTGGAACTTCTGCTATAATAGCAGCTTCTAATGGAGTAGATTTAAAAATTACCAATGTATATAGTAGATCACCAAAGGGATTTATGATTCTTTCAAAAAAAGATGAAATAAATACTCCTGAGTCATTGAAAGGGAAAAAAATTGGAGGACCAAAAGGAACAATACTTCATCAAGTGTTAGTAGGATATTTAGGGAAAGGAAATCTTAAAGAGGAAGATGTAGAATTTATAAATATGGGACTTCCTGATGCTTTAGCAGCTATGGAAAGTGGACGTATAGATGCAGCTCTACTTGCTGGACCTGTAGCTTTAAAAGCTATAAAAAATGGTGCTAAGGTAGTAAGTAATGGGGAAGGATTGACACAAGGACTAGTAGTTACAGCTGTAAGTGGAAAATTTTTAAAAGAGAATCCAGAGTTAGTTAAGAGATTTTTAAAAGTTAATGAAGAGACAGTAAAATATATTGATGAAAATTTTGAAAATACTTTAAAAATAATAGCTGAAGATGTAGGACTAACAAAGGACGAGGTACTAGAGTTATATCCACTATATGATTTTAATCCAGAGATAAGAGAGGCAGATATTCAAGATTTAATAGAGACACAAGAGTTTTTAATAAAAAATGGTATGCAAGAGAATAGAATAGATATAAACAATATTATAGCTAAATAA
- a CDS encoding DUF1667 domain-containing protein: MIKEMVCIVCPMGCHLTIDTDTLDVKGNICPRGAIYAKEELTAPKRVITSTVRVVGGIHNRLPVKTSTSIPKELNFECMKLLNNIEVKAPVKHGDIIIKNVLGTGADIIACRDM; encoded by the coding sequence ATGATAAAAGAGATGGTATGTATAGTATGTCCTATGGGATGTCACTTAACAATAGATACAGATACTTTAGATGTAAAGGGAAATATTTGTCCAAGAGGAGCAATTTATGCTAAGGAGGAGTTAACTGCTCCTAAAAGAGTAATTACTTCAACAGTAAGAGTAGTAGGAGGAATCCACAATAGATTACCAGTAAAAACTAGTACAAGTATTCCAAAAGAATTAAATTTTGAATGTATGAAGTTGTTAAATAACATAGAAGTAAAAGCACCAGTAAAACATGGAGATATAATAATAAAAAATGTTTTAGGAACTGGAGCAGATATTATAGCTTGTAGAGATATGTAG
- a CDS encoding NAD(P)/FAD-dependent oxidoreductase codes for MLDVIVIGAGIMGAATAYELAKYDLKVKVLEKEHDVSNGTSKANSGIVHAGYDAPEGTLMAKYNALGNAMYEDLCKEIDAPFKRTGSLVLAFSEEERAHLTLLYNRGLKNGIPNMRIIEKEEVFAMEPNVSKEVVAALYAPTAGVTGPWEVTIKMLENAALNGVEVITDAKVEKIEKLENGYKVILANGEELETRALVNAAGVFADEINNMVSERKFKITPRAGEYFLLDKVQGNLVSSVIFQCPTKVGKGVLVAPTAHGNLIVGPTAEKVENKEYVGNTLSGLDKIRATATKSVKDINFRDNIKNFSGLRAEADIDDFIIGEAEDAPYFFNIAGTKSPGLTSAPAIGVDVAKMIVERLGDVKKKEEHKKNRPQIHFMELSNEEKAEVIKKDPRYGRIICRCENITEGEIVDVIHRMVGAKTVDGIKKRCRPGMGRCQGGFCGPRVQEILARELNQKLEDIVLDKVGSYILTGETKKQEEL; via the coding sequence ATGTTAGATGTTATTGTAATTGGAGCAGGGATAATGGGAGCTGCTACAGCTTACGAATTAGCAAAATATGATTTAAAAGTAAAAGTATTGGAGAAAGAGCATGATGTTTCTAATGGAACAAGTAAAGCTAACTCTGGAATAGTACATGCTGGATATGATGCACCAGAGGGAACTTTAATGGCAAAGTACAATGCATTAGGAAATGCTATGTATGAAGATTTATGTAAAGAGATAGATGCTCCATTTAAAAGAACAGGTTCATTAGTTTTAGCATTTTCAGAAGAGGAAAGAGCACATTTAACTTTACTATATAATAGAGGATTAAAAAATGGAATTCCTAATATGAGAATTATAGAAAAAGAAGAAGTATTTGCAATGGAGCCAAATGTAAGTAAAGAGGTTGTAGCAGCATTATATGCTCCAACAGCTGGGGTAACAGGACCTTGGGAAGTAACTATAAAAATGTTGGAAAATGCAGCATTGAATGGAGTAGAAGTAATAACTGATGCTAAGGTTGAAAAGATAGAAAAATTAGAAAATGGATATAAAGTGATACTTGCAAATGGAGAAGAATTAGAAACTAGAGCTTTAGTAAATGCTGCTGGGGTGTTTGCTGATGAGATAAATAACATGGTAAGTGAAAGAAAGTTTAAAATTACTCCAAGAGCTGGAGAATACTTTTTATTAGATAAAGTACAAGGGAACCTAGTAAGTAGTGTGATTTTCCAATGTCCTACAAAAGTTGGGAAAGGAGTTTTAGTAGCACCAACAGCGCATGGAAACTTAATAGTAGGACCAACAGCTGAAAAGGTAGAGAATAAAGAGTATGTAGGAAACACTCTAAGTGGATTAGATAAAATTAGAGCAACTGCAACTAAAAGTGTAAAAGATATAAACTTTAGAGATAATATTAAAAACTTTAGTGGGCTTAGAGCAGAAGCAGATATAGATGATTTTATTATAGGAGAAGCAGAAGATGCGCCTTATTTCTTTAATATAGCAGGGACAAAATCTCCTGGACTTACATCAGCACCAGCTATTGGAGTAGATGTAGCTAAGATGATAGTGGAAAGATTAGGAGATGTAAAGAAAAAAGAGGAGCACAAGAAAAATAGACCACAAATTCATTTTATGGAACTTTCTAATGAAGAGAAAGCAGAGGTAATTAAAAAAGACCCAAGATATGGAAGAATAATTTGTAGATGTGAAAATATCACTGAAGGAGAGATAGTTGATGTAATTCATAGAATGGTAGGAGCTAAGACAGTAGATGGTATTAAAAAGAGATGCAGACCTGGAATGGGAAGATGTCAAGGTGGATTCTGTGGACCAAGAGTACAAGAGATTTTAGCAAGAGAATTAAATCAAAAATTAGAAGATATAGTATTAGATAAAGTAGGGTCATATATCCTTACTGGAGAAACTAAAAAACAGGAGGAACTATAA
- a CDS encoding ABC transporter ATP-binding protein — protein sequence MRGLYRVKNLTKIYEKKEVFKNLDLEIKNDEITVILGKSGCGKTTLMRILSKLDEDIQGEVKFYDENNLEAQGKYGVVFQESRLLPWLTVEENITIHGRKENVDKYLEMIGLGEYRKSYPQELSGGMAQRVALARALSYEPDTLFMDEPFSALDYFTRRQLQKELLKIYEKTKIGIIFVTHNLDEALALAHRVLVIKEGKIIEFRIDKNYPREIEDMELIKLKGKIIDLIEN from the coding sequence ATGAGAGGTTTATATAGAGTAAAAAACTTAACTAAAATCTATGAAAAAAAAGAGGTTTTTAAAAATTTAGATTTAGAGATAAAAAATGATGAAATAACAGTTATCTTGGGAAAAAGTGGCTGTGGGAAAACTACTTTAATGAGGATATTATCTAAATTAGATGAAGATATTCAAGGGGAAGTGAAATTTTATGATGAAAATAATTTAGAAGCTCAAGGAAAATATGGGGTAGTTTTTCAAGAGAGTAGATTATTGCCTTGGCTTACTGTAGAGGAGAATATAACTATTCACGGGAGAAAAGAGAATGTAGATAAATATTTAGAGATGATAGGGTTGGGGGAGTATAGGAAAAGTTACCCTCAAGAACTATCTGGAGGAATGGCTCAAAGAGTAGCATTAGCTAGAGCTTTAAGTTATGAGCCAGATACACTGTTTATGGATGAGCCTTTTTCAGCTTTAGATTATTTTACTAGGAGGCAATTACAAAAAGAGTTGTTAAAAATCTATGAAAAAACTAAGATAGGAATAATTTTTGTAACACATAATTTAGATGAAGCACTAGCTCTAGCTCATAGAGTTTTAGTTATAAAAGAGGGAAAAATAATAGAATTTAGAATAGATAAAAATTATCCAAGAGAGATAGAAGATATGGAATTAATAAAATTAAAAGGTAAAATAATAGATTTAATAGAAAATTAA
- a CDS encoding NAD(P)/FAD-dependent oxidoreductase: MRYDLVVIGGGPGGLAAAIEARNNGVENILVIERDKELGGILQQCIHNGFGLHEFKEELTGPEYAERFIKKLKEKNIEYKLDTMVLEVTPEKIVHAINTVDGYMMIEAKAIVLAMGCRERTRGAISIPGERPAGVFTAGTAQRFINMEGYMVGKKVLILGSGDIGLIMARRMTLEGAEVQAVVELMPFSGGLARNIAQCLNDYNIPLYLSHTVVDIKGKERVEGVTIAKVDENRRPIPGTEIEYECDTLLLSVGLIPENDISRKTGIVIDRRTSGPVVNEMMETSIPGIFACGNVVHVHDLVDFVSAEARKAGKAAAKFVKDEVQNGEYIELKNGFGVTYTVPQKYRFENIENFLEISMRVNNIYKNMRLQVKDGDTVLVNMKKAHLAPGEMEKVVVPKKLLESVKGNELVVCLVPEEEK, from the coding sequence ATGAGATACGATTTAGTGGTTATTGGTGGAGGACCTGGAGGTCTTGCAGCAGCAATAGAAGCTAGAAATAATGGAGTAGAAAATATTTTAGTAATAGAGAGAGACAAAGAACTTGGAGGAATATTACAACAGTGTATCCACAATGGATTTGGATTACACGAATTCAAAGAGGAGCTTACTGGACCAGAGTATGCAGAAAGATTTATTAAAAAACTTAAAGAGAAGAATATAGAGTATAAATTAGATACTATGGTATTAGAAGTAACTCCTGAAAAAATAGTTCATGCTATCAATACAGTAGATGGATATATGATGATAGAAGCTAAAGCAATAGTTTTAGCTATGGGATGTAGAGAGAGAACAAGAGGAGCTATATCTATTCCAGGAGAGAGACCAGCAGGAGTATTTACAGCTGGAACAGCTCAAAGATTTATAAATATGGAAGGATATATGGTAGGTAAAAAAGTTCTTATCTTAGGTTCTGGAGATATTGGGCTTATTATGGCTAGAAGAATGACATTAGAGGGAGCAGAGGTACAAGCAGTTGTAGAACTTATGCCATTCTCTGGAGGATTAGCTAGAAATATAGCTCAATGCTTAAATGATTATAATATTCCATTATATTTAAGTCATACAGTAGTAGATATAAAAGGAAAAGAGAGAGTAGAGGGAGTTACAATAGCTAAGGTAGATGAAAATAGAAGACCTATTCCTGGTACAGAGATAGAGTATGAGTGTGATACATTACTTTTATCAGTAGGACTTATTCCAGAAAATGATATTTCAAGAAAAACAGGAATCGTAATAGATAGAAGAACTTCTGGACCAGTTGTAAATGAGATGATGGAAACAAGTATTCCTGGAATATTTGCTTGTGGAAATGTAGTTCATGTACATGACTTAGTTGACTTTGTAAGTGCTGAAGCTAGAAAAGCAGGAAAAGCAGCTGCTAAATTTGTAAAAGATGAAGTACAAAATGGAGAGTATATAGAGCTTAAAAATGGGTTTGGAGTGACTTACACTGTTCCTCAAAAATATAGATTTGAAAATATAGAAAATTTTTTAGAAATCTCTATGAGAGTAAATAACATATATAAAAATATGAGATTACAAGTAAAAGATGGAGATACAGTATTAGTAAATATGAAGAAGGCTCATCTAGCTCCTGGAGAGATGGAAAAAGTAGTAGTTCCTAAGAAACTATTAGAAAGTGTAAAAGGTAATGAGCTAGTAGTTTGTTTAGTGCCAGAGGAGGAAAAATAA
- a CDS encoding MIP/aquaporin family protein, with protein MESSSMYLAEFLGTTFLLLLGNGINMTLSLNKSYGKGGGWMVTCFGWGISVTMAAYLTGWVSGAHLNPALTIALAFDGTLSWKLVPGYILAQILGGILGATLAYLTYKNLLDEEPSKGTKLGVFVTGPAIDNKPWNIVTEMIGTAILVIGILAIGYGKNMVDPGIKPFLVGMLICVIGMATGGATGFAINPARDLGPRIAHALLPIKGKGDSNWSYAWVPIVGPIIGALIGIGLFNIFSTTCTICLG; from the coding sequence ATGGAATCAAGTTCAATGTATTTAGCAGAGTTTTTGGGAACAACTTTTCTTTTACTTTTAGGAAATGGTATTAATATGACCCTAAGCTTAAATAAAAGCTATGGAAAGGGTGGAGGCTGGATGGTAACTTGTTTTGGCTGGGGAATATCAGTAACAATGGCTGCTTATTTAACTGGTTGGGTAAGTGGAGCACATTTAAATCCAGCATTAACAATAGCATTAGCTTTTGATGGAACATTATCTTGGAAATTAGTACCAGGTTATATTCTAGCTCAAATATTAGGAGGAATATTAGGAGCAACTTTGGCATATTTAACTTATAAAAATCTGTTAGATGAAGAACCAAGTAAAGGAACTAAATTAGGAGTTTTTGTAACAGGACCAGCTATTGATAATAAGCCTTGGAATATTGTAACAGAGATGATTGGAACTGCTATTTTAGTTATTGGAATATTAGCAATTGGTTATGGGAAAAATATGGTTGATCCAGGAATAAAACCATTTTTGGTGGGAATGCTTATTTGTGTAATTGGTATGGCTACTGGAGGAGCAACAGGTTTCGCTATTAATCCTGCAAGAGATTTAGGACCAAGAATAGCTCATGCATTATTACCTATAAAAGGAAAAGGAGATTCAAATTGGAGTTATGCTTGGGTACCTATAGTAGGTCCTATTATAGGTGCATTGATAGGAATAGGTTTATTTAATATATTTTCAACAACTTGTACAATTTGTTTAGGATAA
- a CDS encoding ABC transporter permease, whose amino-acid sequence MYKRRFYIIILIFFIWYLGSVFKLWNSFIIPSPEKVIKSFFILSKNRKLLNSVAISLRRVIIGFGISIFFALPLGIVFGIKPKLYEYFKNLLEFMRHVPPLALVPMIILWFGIGELSKIVIIILASFFPIFLNSLKGIVSCDEKYIEVGKVFNLTHMEIFKKIILPSAIPDILLGLKLGLGYSWRAIIAAELIASSSGIGYLILDAQQISRSDIVVVGILSIGFLGMITDYIFSIFTDKYLKKRKGSLYERFI is encoded by the coding sequence ATGTATAAAAGAAGATTTTATATAATTATACTTATATTTTTTATATGGTATTTAGGTTCAGTTTTTAAATTATGGAATAGCTTTATAATTCCATCTCCTGAAAAGGTAATAAAAAGTTTTTTTATTTTATCAAAAAATAGAAAATTACTAAATAGCGTAGCTATAAGTTTAAGAAGAGTTATAATAGGTTTTGGAATATCTATATTTTTTGCTCTTCCTCTTGGAATAGTATTTGGTATAAAGCCTAAATTATATGAGTATTTTAAAAATCTGTTGGAATTTATGAGGCATGTTCCCCCGTTAGCCCTAGTTCCAATGATAATACTCTGGTTTGGAATAGGAGAGTTATCAAAAATAGTAATAATAATATTAGCTAGTTTTTTTCCCATATTTTTAAATTCACTAAAAGGGATAGTAAGTTGTGATGAGAAATATATAGAGGTTGGGAAAGTTTTTAATTTAACTCATATGGAGATATTTAAAAAGATAATATTACCAAGTGCTATTCCAGATATACTTCTAGGATTAAAGTTGGGGCTTGGTTATAGTTGGAGAGCAATAATAGCAGCGGAACTTATAGCTTCATCTTCAGGGATAGGATATCTAATTTTAGATGCCCAACAAATATCTAGGTCAGATATAGTAGTTGTTGGTATATTATCCATAGGATTTTTAGGAATGATTACAGATTATATATTTTCTATTTTTACTGATAAATATTTAAAAAAAAGAAAAGGAAGCTTGTATGAGAGGTTTATATAG
- a CDS encoding glycerol-3-phosphate responsive antiterminator: protein MYNIKEILERNPIIPALKNDTYLEDAIKSSSEIVFVIMANILNLKEIVNRLKMVGKIVYVHVDMVDGLSSSNNGAEYLIKEIKPDGIITTKHNIVSFANKNGIKVIQRFFVLDSFSLNNTIINIKENKPTAIEILPGLMPKIIKKINKAVKVPIITGGLIEDKEDIINALGSGAMGISTTKKELWYV, encoded by the coding sequence ATGTACAATATAAAAGAAATTTTGGAAAGAAATCCAATTATTCCTGCATTAAAAAATGATACATATTTAGAAGATGCAATAAAAAGTAGTAGTGAAATAGTTTTTGTAATAATGGCAAATATTCTAAATCTGAAAGAGATAGTTAATAGATTAAAGATGGTAGGAAAAATAGTATATGTTCATGTAGATATGGTAGATGGACTTTCAAGTTCAAATAATGGAGCAGAATACCTTATAAAAGAGATTAAGCCTGATGGAATTATAACAACGAAGCATAATATTGTATCTTTTGCTAATAAGAATGGAATAAAAGTAATACAAAGATTTTTTGTTTTAGACTCATTCTCGTTGAATAATACAATAATAAATATAAAAGAAAATAAACCAACTGCAATAGAGATATTACCAGGTTTAATGCCTAAAATTATAAAAAAGATAAATAAAGCAGTTAAAGTTCCAATAATAACAGGTGGATTGATAGAAGATAAGGAAGATATAATCAATGCTTTAGGAAGTGGTGCTATGGGAATTTCTACCACAAAAAAAGAATTATGGTATGTATGA
- the glpK gene encoding glycerol kinase GlpK, whose product MDKKYIIALDQGTTSSRAIVFDSEQQIVGVAQKEFTQIYPKEGWVEHDAMEIWSSQSGVLAEVIARTGISQHDIIGIGITNQRETTIVWDKNTGKPVYNAIVWQCRRTAKICDELKKIKGLEEYVKENTGLLIDAYFSGTKIKWILDNVEGAKEKAEKGELLFGTVDTWLIWKLTNGKVHATDYTNASRTMIYNIKKLEWDEKLLKVLGIPKSLLPKVKDSSGTFGYANLGGKGGHRVPIAGVAGDQQAALFGQACFKEGDSKNTYGTGCFLLMNTGEKMVRSKNGLVTTIAIGLNGKVEYALEGSIFIGGASVQWLRDELKLVGEARDTEYFARKVKDNGGVYVVPAFVGLGAPYWDMYARGAILGLTRGANKNHIIRATLESIAYQTRDVLEAMQEDSGIKLASLKVDGGAAANNFLMEFQADILGTNVRRPETLETTALGAAYLAGLAVGFWETKDEISSQWKLEKEFTPNMAEDERVKKYSGWKKAVKRAMEWEKED is encoded by the coding sequence ATGGATAAAAAATATATAATAGCATTAGACCAAGGAACTACAAGTTCAAGAGCAATTGTTTTTGATAGTGAACAACAAATAGTTGGAGTAGCTCAAAAAGAGTTTACACAGATATATCCTAAAGAAGGATGGGTTGAACATGATGCAATGGAAATATGGTCAAGTCAAAGTGGAGTATTAGCAGAAGTAATTGCTAGAACAGGGATATCTCAACATGATATTATAGGTATAGGAATAACAAATCAAAGAGAAACTACTATTGTATGGGATAAAAATACAGGAAAGCCAGTATATAATGCTATAGTTTGGCAATGTAGAAGAACAGCTAAAATATGTGATGAATTAAAGAAAATAAAGGGATTGGAGGAATACGTAAAAGAGAATACAGGACTTTTAATAGATGCTTATTTCTCTGGAACAAAAATAAAATGGATTCTAGATAATGTAGAAGGAGCTAAAGAGAAAGCAGAAAAAGGAGAGCTTTTATTTGGAACTGTTGATACTTGGTTGATATGGAAACTGACAAATGGAAAAGTTCATGCTACAGATTATACAAATGCTTCAAGAACAATGATTTATAATATAAAAAAATTGGAATGGGATGAAAAGTTATTAAAAGTACTAGGAATACCTAAATCGCTGTTACCAAAAGTAAAAGATAGCAGTGGAACATTTGGATATGCTAACTTAGGAGGAAAAGGTGGACATAGAGTTCCAATCGCTGGAGTAGCAGGAGACCAACAAGCAGCATTATTTGGACAAGCATGTTTTAAAGAGGGAGATTCTAAAAATACATATGGAACAGGATGCTTCCTACTAATGAATACAGGGGAAAAGATGGTAAGAAGCAAAAATGGTCTTGTAACAACAATAGCAATAGGACTTAATGGAAAAGTTGAATATGCATTAGAGGGAAGTATATTTATAGGTGGAGCTAGTGTTCAATGGTTAAGAGATGAGTTGAAGTTGGTAGGAGAAGCTAGAGATACAGAATATTTTGCTAGAAAAGTAAAAGACAATGGTGGAGTATATGTTGTACCAGCTTTTGTAGGCTTAGGAGCACCATACTGGGATATGTATGCTAGAGGTGCTATCTTAGGACTTACTCGTGGAGCAAATAAAAATCATATTATAAGAGCAACATTGGAATCAATAGCTTATCAAACTAGAGATGTATTAGAAGCTATGCAAGAAGATTCAGGAATAAAATTAGCAAGCCTTAAAGTTGATGGAGGAGCAGCAGCCAATAATTTTTTAATGGAATTCCAAGCAGATATCTTAGGAACAAATGTTAGAAGACCTGAAACTCTTGAAACAACTGCTTTAGGAGCTGCATATTTAGCAGGATTAGCAGTTGGATTTTGGGAAACTAAAGATGAGATTAGTTCACAATGGAAATTAGAGAAAGAGTTTACTCCAAATATGGCTGAAGATGAGAGAGTAAAAAAATATTCTGGTTGGAAAAAAGCTGTAAAAAGGGCTATGGAGTGGGAAAAAGAGGATTAA
- a CDS encoding MgtC/SapB family protein: MSSFTNTLTIYEIILRIFMAIVIGGIIGYERGHHNRPAGFRTHILVCLGATIVSMIQDQLRINLHNYALAFPAASQVLKTDLGRIGAQVVSGIGFLGAGTIMRDKGIIGGLTTAASIWATGCLGLSIGWGFYYLAVPSGIAIIIVLVTLKKLERYWIENKHIGKLIVHFNKDIDFSEVLMKNYNFFKENNIKIKNVEKNLEEHKIEYTLIMGKQIDILDVMSELSTCNHISQVQIP, from the coding sequence TATGAGATTATTTTAAGAATTTTTATGGCAATAGTTATTGGAGGAATAATTGGTTATGAAAGAGGACACCATAATAGACCAGCAGGCTTTAGAACTCATATATTAGTCTGTCTTGGTGCAACAATAGTATCTATGATTCAAGATCAACTAAGAATAAATTTACATAATTATGCATTAGCATTTCCAGCTGCTTCACAAGTATTGAAAACTGATTTAGGTCGCATAGGGGCCCAAGTAGTTAGTGGTATAGGTTTTTTAGGGGCTGGGACAATAATGAGGGATAAAGGAATTATTGGGGGATTAACTACAGCAGCTTCTATTTGGGCTACAGGTTGTTTAGGATTAAGTATAGGTTGGGGATTTTATTATCTAGCTGTACCTTCAGGAATAGCAATAATAATTGTTCTTGTAACTTTAAAAAAATTAGAACGTTATTGGATAGAGAATAAACATATAGGAAAATTGATAGTACATTTTAATAAAGATATAGATTTTTCAGAAGTTTTGATGAAAAATTATAATTTTTTTAAAGAAAATAATATAAAAATAAAAAATGTTGAAAAAAACTTAGAAGAACATAAAATAGAATATACATTAATTATGGGAAAACAGATAGATATTTTAGATGTGATGTCAGAACTTTCAACATGTAATCATATTTCTCAAGTGCAAATTCCATAA